CTTTGCTCCAAGGCAGATATTTGGCCCCATCCTTGTTCCTGCTCGAGGTAAGCACTACTTGTTGCACTAGCCATTGGCAATGATACCCTCTTTGCCTTCCCTAGCCACGCTGGGCCAGGTTcacagaggtgctcagcacctacagCTCCCACCTACTTCCGCTGAAGTTGTGGATGGTGAGCACCTTCAGAGAAAGTCTGGCTTATTAATGACTGGTCCCTGCCTAAGGAAACAACTGGAGGGAAGAAAGGTTCCTTgggcgtgtgcgtgtgtgtgtctctttctctctcccccaaggATCAGACAGAATCTCACCCATAAAACCTTAACTAAAAAGAGTGCAAGGATCAGAGGGTGTCCTTAAGGTTGGGAAAACCCTATACATTAGCAAGTagcagaaaggaaaggaaaggtccAATATTATCATGCATTTGCTAGCATGTGCATTTTACATGAAGTATCTGAAGGTTTATATTTCAATGATTCTGGACTGCTTAAACTGCAGAAAGTAGGGTTCTGTGGAGATTATTTTAAGCAGGAGAATTTACAATCTTGCACTTTTAAAGCGTTATATTGCTATGGGCAACATAATGGGCAACATAATAAAGCTTCCAATTAGAGGGAAGAGATATTTAGTACCTACAGTCAATGAGGTCACAGATcaaattactcctgagggaattctgtgccaaaaaattaaaaattctgaatacaatatttttaaatggtggaGCTTAGTGGGTCCAGGGGGTTCGATGTGGGGAGGCTTGGTatggggggtctggatgcacaggggttgggcgaacaggggagcagctccccatacagtgacccctctcTCCATAGCTGAAGATGATggaggcaggaggggtggggaaagctggggaaggtttctgggggtggatctgacccagccctggccctggctaCGCCGTACAGGGTATGTgcactcttcccccacccccagcacaggggAGGAGCCACCAGCTAgggcatccccagccccaggtAAGCAGGTGGGTCTGGGGAGAACCAGATGTAGGGGTGGTGGagcacgggggggtgggggtgggggagggtgtggtGAGGCTCAATagaatggggatgggggggggggggactgtctGGGTATGgggaggtctggatgcacaggagttGGACAGACaaggggtgggtctgacccggcaCCAGTCGGGGTGTCTCAAGCCCCCTCCTCGCACACAGTGATTTACCCCTCTGCCGTCTGCTCAGGGCGCCAGAAACTACACACCTGTGCttctggggaggggcatgtgaccgcttttgcagcttccctttgctttcccattATTTTCTGTGGGCatgcaaagaaatctgcagggggacatgaattctgcgcacatgCAGTGGAGCAGAATCCCTCCAGGACTATAATGGAGTAATTTTATCGTCTCTTGACTTCCTAATAGCAACGATACTTTTTTATCTTAAAATCTCAAGCATCTTATGTTtttacactgaaaatattttcttttaaaaaggaagtcCTTTGAATTTCAATTCAAACACCTCTTACATTTTGTTCTAAAAAAGTAAACTTGCTGTTCTTACCAGAATCTGGCAGAGAATTGAGATCTGCACACAGTACAAGTGGAATGGTTCCAAGTTCTCCCGAAAGTCCAGGTTTGAGGTTACGAGAGGCTTTATCAATAATGTTCTTTACTTCAGAGAGGAACATCATAGTCTGAACCAGCTTCACATCAGAATACTCAGGGTCCCAGTGCATATGTGCATTAGCTACAAGAACTAGCTGCTTCTCCATCCCAAGTTGTGGCTTTCCAGCTAAAATTGGAAGTAAAATATTTACAGTTGCTGTGTCTGCAACAGATACAGCTAATGACTACTAGATGGCTTGTATTATAacccaaaaatgatttttaagaaGTCACAGATTTGAAACAGGGTTGATGCTAAGTTTGGCCAACCTTAAAATAGAAgcgtgtgggggggggtaatGTCACTGGAagggatttttaaagttttacactAACCCTATTTCTTTATTGCCAAGAAATTATTGGCTGTGCAGTCGCAATTTAACTGGTTACAGCTACTTCCAACACCGAGCTAACACCCGATGAAGAAGGACCAAAAACAAAAACGAGATGGTACAATTAAGTTCTGCAAGTTTGAAAATGCCATTACTATTAATATATAATCATGCTGAAAACCAATGCacagtatattattttttaaattacagtttttTCTCCATTATTTGCAATACTCTCCAAGTAATCCCCACACCCTGAGTAGCAAAATCAGTCTAGTATTTTAATAATTATGCTTTTTAACTCAGCAGTTTCACATATGCACATTACAAATCTTCTATCCCCCCGCAAGCGCACATTAAAGGCATGTTTGTTTAATGCCTTTGTTAATAAAATCTTACTATAATAGGGAAAATAACAAAGCACTATAGGCTAAATAGGGCCACACCAAGACACTTCCCAGGTCAATTGAAGTCTCAACTTTTTTGAGAACTCCAGGGCAAGAACATGTGGAATTTATAAGCACTACATGACAGAGAGCTACCAAGCAGATGATCAAGAAATTTACAACCACCTCTGGTTAGTTCAATGGCACTTGTATATTCTTCCAGACAGATACACCAAGTTAATTTCCCCTCTTGTCCTCAATTCTTCAACTTTCTCTTTATAAAAAATGGGTGAGGGagaatcaaatttttaaaaaccttgcatCATCCAAACATTCTAGTTAGCATTTGCTATTTCAAAAATTTTCCCCAAATTCTATTTTAAGTGAAGTTTGCCCAAAAAAATTTCAGCACACAATTGTAGATATGTTTATTTGTGAATGTTGTTTTCCATTCTCTATTCCactgaaacaaaattttcatttGTATTGGAGACTGTAACATGCTGTATCACAATCCAGTCAAAAAATTGGATTCAATTACTTACATGACATTTCTATTAATTCCTTTCGCAGCTCTAGCAACACTGCAACTCCAATGTTATCTTTTGTCATAACTCTGTTCAGCATCGCTTCAGACCCTTCTGAGTTTGCCATAGCTAATTGATTGAACTCAACAGTATGTTTCTGAACTAAGATGAATCTGAAAAAACAACATTGTGTGGTTTCTTAACTTGTCAAATGACAAAGGAAATACTATAGCTTCTTcctcattttaattaaaacttgttAGATGACATAAGTAAACTAAGTTACAAGAATCTCAGCCAGTCACATTACTGCTTTATAAATATGCTGATCTGAAGTTGGAAGATATAATTTCATTAGCAATTTTTATCTGCACGCCATCTTAAACAGATTTAAATTAACTCCGCCTTCCCAAAATCAACACTTCCCATATtctttcatttagaaaaatgttaaatacaataAGATATTTTGCTTCTCCTGATCTATCATATTTACTGATTTGAACTAGCAGGCTTAAGAGAGAGTGACTCAGCACTTGTTTCTGAACCAGAGTGTAGTGAGGCAGACATCTGCATTGTTTTGTGGACACAGCAGAATACAGAAAAATTCTTAAAGACTTCGATATCTAGGGCAATCACTGTTTCAGAGATGGCAAATTTAATTGTCTATATATTCCTTATATTTTCACAAGTgattaatgattttgggtgcctcaatttttttgGTACCTGACTTTAGACACCTTAAAACAgctccagattttcagaaagtcctgAGTTCTCccaccttttgaaaatcaagtcccTTTAAGGTCtctcaatttgggcacccaaaaatcgcaagtcatttttttttttaaagtttaggcTTATATTTTAGGAATGATTTGGGTAACAAGGACAGGTGTCTCACTGTTCATAAAAAACTAAATGACTCAGTCCAATTTCACTCAAGAAATAAATTAAAGACTGTAGTCTTTTCCTACTGTCTCAGACTGAGTGCATTTGGATTTGAAAGAGTTCAGGGGTGAAATTCTTGCTTGAGTTTTCATTGTGAAGGTCTCCCCAATTCAGAGTGATATGCTGCTTTCAACCGATTCAAATTGGTTTTCTAGATCTTGGTTGGAGGCCTCTGTAGTGGAGCAAATTTTACCTTCAGCATGAAGATCTCTCATATTAGCATTGCAAAAGCAGCTGAAGAGCCAGACAGGTGTCACTGTTTTACGATGGAATTTCTTTTGCCTGAAGTGCGTGTTCTACAGGTCACATTTCCCATGTTTCctattgtttgtttcttttttcctatgctttgggtttttttctgagcTTTTTTACACCATCAGCAgtgaataaatacaaaatatttcatgaTACTTTTATTGTACCTGCtcttatatttcattttatttgttagctttttttccaCTTTCATACAACAAAGCATAAAAGATTAAAAGAGAATTGGTAATATGGGCTTTTTTCAGACTAGTCGTGCCCAGCACGGTGCCTCTTGTGCAGAGTATTCCTTCTAAAGGCAggaatactttgtacaaaatatggaGATATGGAAAAAAAGTGTTTAGCTCTGGCTAAAGAGGCCCCAAGGAGTGTGAACTTCTCCTCTTATCCCCAACAATGTTAGAATAGAAGTCCCACACAAAGACACACTTCTTCGTCACAGCAACTTGGGGCCTAAATTTGACCCAGAAGAATTGTGTGAAAGGGAACCGGCACAACAGAAGGTTTTATGAAACACACTTACTTTTCGGTCTTGAAAAATATTGCACAGCCATCAACGTGTTTTCTTTCCTGTTCTGACATTGTCCGAGCTCTAGATTTtggactgaagaacccattatagCCACGTTCCTTCAGTTCTGTCAGGAAAAAACTGTAGTACTGTTCAGTTTCAACCTCCTGTAAAGTTATAAGACAGCACACTGTATTTGCTTAGCACCACCAGAGTACAGAAGACTGGTATTACGTCTATATTATTTAGCCTCTTTTAGAAGAAAGTACAAGTCACCTCCAAACTGGCTTTAGGAAACTCAAAAAATTAGATGAATCAAGGAACGTAAGCATAAGACAGCCATACTGTTATTTTAAGGCAGAAGATATAAATAAATTTCTGTAATCCCCAGAGATATGATTATCTCATGCCTTTTATCTGAACATGCGTCaggttatatatacacacacttcaaCACGTTTCTCTGATCAGCTGCTGCTGGTTAGTGTTCCAACTGTGTAGGTTGGAAAAGCATTCTTTTGATGTCAAGCAATGAATAAGAGTTCTAAATTACGACATATTGCTTTAAAAGAAAGTTTACTTTAATGAATGCAATGTACAAGAATCCATACAAGTgaacacaaaaggaaaaataaatttatCATTTACCTGAAGACTTATGATGTCAGCATTGCAGGTCAAGATTTCCTGCATAATGGCTTTTTTTCTGtactcccagttcagtgcccaCGATGGACAATAGCCATATAACTGCCGGGTGGCATATTTATCACAAAGTACGTTGTAACACATGACAGAAAACAAGGCTGCAGAACAATAATTTAAATTACTGATATATTTTACTAAAAAGCACAATTACATTCTTCATTTTTACCCTTCAGTAATTTTAGCAATTTTATGCTTCAAGTGCTTTAACTCGAATATATAGTTTAACAGCTGACCCTACAGAAAAATGCATCACATGTTCTCTCTAAAATAACCAGCCACTCCTTTTGTCTGGGCATACAGCATTCATTGTTAACAGGTTACTAAAAAAAACCTCCATATGTTGCGGATATAAATGGTGAATAGCAGACAAAGGTAGTTTACACTGAGAATTAACCCCATTATAGCTTTGTTTCTtaacatgcttgtttaaaaactTTAACAGTAGATGTTGATCTTTTTGACTGTTACACTGTCCTTGCATGTTAATAAGTCAAGGGGGACCCCGAACCCGACTGGGATGTATTTAAATACACTTAATGAAGGAATTAAATTTTGATGTAGGCCCCAATCCTATAACTGGCACTGAATGGTGGACCCTGAGTCTGTGCAAAGCCTGTTGTAGGAACAGGCTCTCAAAGAACACTCAGTAAGATTGAGCTTACAATCATGCAATGGGTGGCCCAGGTCTGaactaagatttaaaaaataaagggaaagaagtCTGCAGTGAAAGGGCTTAATTCTGAAAGGTAAAATGCAGAGCAAAAAAATGAGATTTCTTTTACCAACTACAGCTTCTGTATTATGTAGGGAGAATCTCTGAATAACTAttctaagaaaaacaaaattaaagaaggcttaaataaaaacaaaaacatatcaTGCTCTCACTTGGCTCTTTGCTGGAGTGTCTTATCAAGATCTCAGAAGGACCTGTACAAAGAAGTCATAACCTTAGCTGCAGCTCTACTGTCTGAATGCGGTGGAGATGCTGTGACAGTCTTATTAttcatgtcatagaatcatagactttaagatcagaagggaccattatgatcatctagtctgacctcctgcacaatgcaggccacagaatctcacccacccattcctgtatcaaacctgtgtctgagccactgaagtcctcaaatcatgatttaaagacttcaaggtgcagagaatcttccagcaagtgacccatgccccatgctgcagaggatttttatatatttgtgaaaaacccccagggcttctgccaatctgccctggaggaaaattccttcctgaccccaaatatggggatcaactaaaccctgagcatgtgggcaagactcaccagccagacacccaggaaagaattctccgtagtaactcagatcccaccccatctaacatcccatcacaagccactgggcatatttaccactaatagtcaaagaccaattaattgctaaaattaggctatcccattataccatcccctccataaacttatcaagcttagtcttgaagccagatatgtcttttgctcccactactccccttggaaggctgttccagaacttatgATAACTCCTCTGAGgattagaaaccttcgtctaatttcaagtttaaatttcctgatagccagtttatatccatttgttcatgtgtccacattggtactgagcttaaataattcctctccctctctgatatATTCAAATATCTTGCCAATGTTCTCCAGGCAAAGGCAGAAAGGACCTAGAAGCAAACAGGAAGGAATGGGGGAGGCAGAAAGACACTTTTTCCCTTTTGAAATGTTTACAAAGCTGTATTTATACACTAAAAATGTGAAATTCTTGTTTGAACGTAACGCTTGTTTTAAGCGCAATGCTTTCCAATAGGTCTTTAGTTTAACCTGTGTAACCCTATCATTGCACCCAATTCTGCAGTGGGGGGATAGGAGCTGACCTAGTTTGGCTTCCATCTGTCTTCATTCCCATCAGCCCCCTACTCCCTTCCTTACTCTTCAAATTAAGAGATTCCTAGCTTCTCAACTCCCTCCATCCAGGACTGCTCACCCACCAAACAATGAGCATTTTCCATGCTACTAACCTACCCACTACCATGTCCTCAaatgagaggggggggggggcacagaattCGGCAGTATGGAGATGTGAGGCAAAGGCGTTCCCGGCCAGGAGGGCGCTACGTTCATAAAGACAGGCTTATTCCTGGGTTCTCACCTGGTTCTTTCTCCCTAGAAAAGTGCCTCCTGGGGGCTTCCCCCTTAACCAAGGAAAGTGGCTTGGAAGATTGACCAGGATCTTATGAGTGATCAGTACACTGACAAAAATAATGTGTTACTTTTAGTAAGGCCAGCTGAATATCCGCACCAGTAACATGACCAATGTTAGAGTGATCATAGCAAAATTAAGACTGGAGGGGAAAAATTTAAGGAATCAAAAGACTTTCACAACAGTAGCATTTTGATATATGCCAGGTTCTAGGCAGCATATTATGACAACCACTATATATCAGAAAAGGGGAAAGGGGCAAAAGCATAATTAAAATGCATgatccattttaaaatttcagtgacTAACCCCTGTAGTTTCTTTCCAGTTACTTAAAATTTCTCTACTGATTAGTTGAAGAATAAGTTAGACTTGTAACGTTTGGAACTAAAGAATAAATATACCAAATAAATTGGCACAGTTCCAACTTCAGTAACAACAAGCCTCAGTATTGTACAATAAAAACCTAATGTTTCTTTAATACAGTAACTAGTAAAAAGCAATTCCTCAGATTTTCCTTGGGGCTAcaagttttaaatataaatattctcTGATTGCCCAGGAATTGTTTTTTATTCTACATTTGTTGAAAATCAGGGGGAACTTTTCTGCTGTTCCTGGATTCTTCAACAATCATTCAATTAATATTTTACAATTGATCAGCTACTTTTAAAATACTTGAATAACTAGTTTAACTCTAGTGGTGAGTAGTCCAATTAAAGATAAAGGCATTACCTTTAAGAAAAAAGTAGCTAATTCCACAGACAAATGTGCTGTTTGATGTAGGAATGCCTATGCTGGCTACCATCAGTGAGTATGAGATGTTTTAGTTTAAGTATCAAAAAGAAATACTTCAGCAGATGGTAATGGTGAAGTGATTTTAgatcagggtggaggggggagaagatcTATAAAGAGTCATTGCAATGCTACCTGTTGGTCTTGTTCGGTCTGGTTCTTGCAACATAATCCAAGATCTTGGAGGTGGTTGTTCTGTTGAAACtattagaatatttaaaaaaaaaaaaaaacacacacacaaagtgaagtaatcatatttattttaaaatagcataaattaatattttaggaATGATCACTTACTTCTTTTTGCAGTACCTGCCAAATTATCAAGCAAATAATTCAGGAGCCTTCGTGTTCCATCCGGTTCCTGGTAGAGGTTCAGTATATCCTGCGTAAGTGGATTTCCTGCAAACATGTTtacaaaaagtaaaattaaaccaGAAAAATGtcgagagtgtgtgtgtgctggtgttTAAAGTCTTGGATATATGACTGCAGAACAGTGAGaactgtttccctttttaaaaagcatttcaattttccattcctgcaaacacttacattcTCTTCTGTATCTGAGTTCTAACTTTCATCACTGGATCTAATGGAGGACTGTCATAGTGAAGTTTTGCACTCTCACATCCTGCCCCTCTCCAAACACACTTATAACGGTGGTGGGGAGTACGTCTGATGCAGGAGCAATCTCCGCCAGTTTTATTGCATAAGAGAGTGACCTCCCCTAGGCCAAAAGCATTCCCTGCTGGACATCCACCACTAGAATATGGTATCTTTCTGCCAGATCTCAGAGAATCTGGCCTGATTAATTAAGGAGGCTACTCTACAGAGTCAGACGCTAAAAGTTCACACAAATAGGGGACAATAATTGTCCAATCATAATAAATATTAGACCTTTGAGATTTAATGCAGTTTATAGGCATCATACTCAACAGAAagagcctgatcttgcaagcCTTTCATTcacacaacttccactgaagccagtagaTCTACACGCCAAACTCTTACAGGATTGGCTCCAAAATTttgaaaagcaattttaaattgctatttgcagtcagatactatgatgattaCCAGCAGTACAAAATCCTCAAAAAAGTTATGCAGTTGATCCCCCTTTTGGAGGAGAAAGAGTTCCATAACTGCAGTGTAAGTTCAATTAGGGCAGATTTAATCAAAAGGCTATATCTAACTTCCATGTAGGCAACCAGAAAATGAACTTGacttttcattcttttttggGCCAGATTCATTAAATctcaatatatttataaaagagAAGAATAAATTCCTAAACCAACAGCTGCCATTTGGTAACATTTCATAAAACGTGTAGCTTAGAACAGCTGTGGCTCAAGAATGAGATCAACACACAAAATGTAGGTAAAAAAGTCATACCTTTCAGACCTAATGTCTGTAACTGAAATAGTTTTCCCAGCTCAAATGGTAGAACCCGTAACAGGTTGTTATTTAAATGGAGTTCCCTGTAGGCAAAAATCAGAATAATATGAAGTGGGAAGTAACACAGTATTTGTGATCAACTATTTATTGCTGAAACAGTTTCACTATAAGAAAGAAACTGTACTATCACACCACTCCTTGGAAAAATTGGAAGACTAACAGTCAGCAAGGATTAGGGACATCTTGCTGTACACACTAAAAAAAAGCTCATTAAGTCCGAAGTACAGCGCAGAAGTTAGTGGGGGTATGGTCATAAGCTTTTGTAAAAGttaacaataattaaaatattaaggaATTACAAGAAATGAAGCAATTACAGTTCTGACAAGCTGGACCACAAATGGGTGAGTTAAGTTTAAAGGACAATTAAGAAAATAAGATTATAgccattaaaataaaaccaagaacAAAAAATGGTTCCAGTACTATTATTGGTAttaaccctctctctctctcatttaacaCATCACAGCAAACTATAATTTTCCAATTAACTTTTGTTTGTCAAAATAATTTCACTGCTTTGTCAACTGAAGTTAGATATCTGTTGATATATTGTGTGAAGGCTATcaggcacacacaaaaatccattAAATTAACTGTGCTTCTGGCCTATAAAAAGTAATATTctattgtttatttttacagtgttaCTGTTGAGATATTGTGTATTCCTTTTTACTTGGGAGAAATAGAAGTTGGCAGGTCCCAAAAGTCCAGCCAACAGGGGAAGAGAAATTGAACTTGATGATACGCCTTTTGCTtactctcaggctatgtctacacttaaaatggtaCAGTTTAGTGCTGCAGTGCCGCAGCGTAAACACTTACTACAGCAAtgagaggggttctcccatcgctgtGGATAAtacacctccccgagaggcagtaggtaggtcaggggtcggcaacctttcagaagtggtgtgccgaatcttcatttattcactctgatttaaggttcagcgtaccagtaatacattttagaaggtctctttctataagtctataatatataataaaactattgttgtatgcaaagtaaataagatttttaaaatgtttaagaagctttgtttaaaattatattaaaatacagagccccacggaccagtggccaggacccgggcagtgtgagtgccactgaaaatcagcttgcctGCCACCTTGCCTGCCCTGAGTTAGGTCAACAAAAGACTTCTATCAGCCTAGCGCAGTCTACATCGGTGGtcaggtcagcttaactatgtttCTCAGGGatatagatttttcacaccccttagagacatagctatgccaataaTTTTTCATTGTGACCAGCCCTAAAATGGTCCAATTTAGGTATAATGTTAAAATCTGTGATGTAGTCACAATCATTACATAAGACTGCGTAAGACTTACATAAGAGTTACCCATATGATTCTGCCAGACTAGAGTTCCCTAGCCATTCCTTGCAAGATGTAAAAAGAGCATAGATAAAAGCAGACATTTTAGGAGGAAAAGACCAAGGGCCCACCTACGCCATTCCTAGATTTCCAGGCAGTAACATATACTGcttaggggagggagagagatttaaaaacaaaaaccctaccaACTTCCCACCACCGGCCTAAGTCATTCAAGCTTTATTTGACTACCACAGTGTTTGTCAACCTTTTTCATCTGCGGACCCCTAAAaagtttcaaatggaggtgcagacccctttggaaattcaacctGTAGTCTGGGGACCCCTACTATAGAAtccttagactgaaaactgaccgAACAGAATTCAACTGTAAGTGTTGCATGTGCTCGGCTCAGCAGGCATTTGACACGGCATGAGAAAGGACGCTAAACTGTGGGCTTTTATGATAACGACAACACTTCCAGGTTTTGATCTGTAGGGAGAGGTATTCACATCcttttgattgatcagaaaaatTGAATGCCTTTTCTGGGGTCTGAAACTTCATTTTCACAGTCACCTTTCACGGACACCTTTGACAATCTGCGGGCCTCCGGGGTTCACAGaccagaggttgaaaaccactggactatcaCATGGTTGGGAATAATATTCTGCATGACCCTAAAGGGCAACTAATACATTATTCTTTATGAAAGTACCTTTTTGTCCAAGAACTTTTGAGAAC
This DNA window, taken from Trachemys scripta elegans isolate TJP31775 chromosome 8, CAS_Tse_1.0, whole genome shotgun sequence, encodes the following:
- the CNOT6 gene encoding CCR4-NOT transcription complex subunit 6, giving the protein MPKEKYDPPDPRRMYTIMSSEEAANGKKSNWAELEISGKVRSLSSSLWSLTHLTALHLSDNSLSRIPSDIAKLHNLVYLDLSSNKIRSLPAELGNMVSLRELHLNNNLLRVLPFELGKLFQLQTLGLKGNPLTQDILNLYQEPDGTRRLLNYLLDNLAGTAKRISTEQPPPRSWIMLQEPDRTRPTALFSVMCYNVLCDKYATRQLYGYCPSWALNWEYRKKAIMQEILTCNADIISLQEVETEQYYSFFLTELKERGYNGFFSPKSRARTMSEQERKHVDGCAIFFKTEKFILVQKHTVEFNQLAMANSEGSEAMLNRVMTKDNIGVAVLLELRKELIEMSSGKPQLGMEKQLVLVANAHMHWDPEYSDVKLVQTMMFLSEVKNIIDKASRNLKPGLSGELGTIPLVLCADLNSLPDSGVVEYLSTGGVETNHKDFKELRYNESLTNFSCNGKNGTTNGRITHGFKLKSAYENGLMPYTNYTFDFKGIIDYIFYSKPQLNILGILGPLDHHWLIENNISGCPHPLIPSDHFSLFAQLELLLPFLPPVNGIHLPGRR